The Petrotoga sibirica DSM 13575 region TACCTTTTCTTAAAAGAAATATTATGAAAGTCTGTTATTATAATAAAAAATACCTATATAGGGTATGGGAGGTGGAAAGAAAATATGCAACATGTAAAAATAAAGGTTTATACAACTCCAAGTTGTCCTTGGTGCAGGAAAGCCAAATCGTACTTTAGAGAATTGGGAATAAAATTTAAGGAAGTCGATGTTTCAAAAGATCCAAAAGCAGCAGAAGAATTAGTTAGAAAAACTCATCAGATGGGGACTCCAGTGATTCAAATTGGAAATCATTATATCATTGGTTTTGATAAAAACAAAATCGACAGTATGCTCGGAATTAATTAAGACAGTCAGTTCAATATTAATAAAAACATAGGGCCTGATTTTAAAGGCCCTATGTTTTTTTGTTAATCAATTTTTATTAAAATATCGTCCATTATCTTCGGATCTGTTGGATTTCCTCCGCCAAACGACCAAGGGCCTCCATTTGGCGATAATGGCCTCAAAACCCCTTCTATTCCATCATAATCATAAGTTGTAACATAAATTGTCCATCCGGAAATATCGCTTGTGTCAAGTGTTGAAAGTGGAATCATAAAGGTTATTGTATTTTCTTTTTTATTAACCTGTATAGCAGGAGTGGGGGTTATTGGATTACCATATTTATTAGCTGATGAGTTCTCTGAACTGAAAAGACTAATACCCCAACCGGTTGCGTAAACTTCGTAATCCCAGTCTAAGTTATTTGGCATAATTGCATTTTGAAAAGGTAATTCTATTGCTCCTTTTTTGTTAGGGTCATCGAAGAAAATTTGAAATGTCACGTGATCGAATCCGTTGGCAGGGTTCCAGACATCAGTTACATTCTCCATAGTTACAATTATCCTAAGCATCGTTCCAATTTGTATCAATTCAACCTCTCTGATATCCATCTGTTTGTTGAAAGTTGGATCTTTTGGGTAAGAATAAGTTCCATTAGGTCCTTTATCGTCTCCCAGAGGATCTTCGACTACTTTAATTGTCACCATGGGGATATCAAAGTTAACGTTATAACTTTCTGAATAATCAACTATTAATGGAGTTCTTCCGTAGGCTTTAACGAATATGTTGTGTTGCCCAGGTGTGAAATCCGAGATGTTTATTGGAAGTTGCCAAGATTCATTTTGTTTTTGTGTGAGGGTGATTTTAGCATATCCCTTTTCCTCACGATCAACAATTACAAGAATGGATTTTGCGTTTGACGCAGTTCCTTTTAACACAAAGTTGTCCGAGAAGGTTTGACCCTCTTCTAAATTTGTTATTTCGACAGATATATCTTCTTCTTTCACTGGCTTAACTTCATCCGTCACCTCAAATATACCAATAGTTTTACCGTTTAACAAGATATTCAAAGATGAAGTATATACGATTTCTTTGTTAATCATATTGTTTACTAAAATTGGTTTAAGAATGGTACCTTCAGCAATTCCTAAGTCAACATCAGTAGCATGTTTTTTATTGGAAGACGTATTCATCAAAATAATATAAGATTTTGATTCATCCTTTACTTTATAAATGAAAGGTCCAGGACCTAATTCATCGCTGAAGAGGACTTCTACTTTTCCATATCTGAAAGTCGATATGTTTTTCCTTAATTCTGTTAATTCTTTAATGTACTGGAAGGTAGGTGTTGTTGTATCAAAGTGGTCAACGCCTCCAGAAGCAAATCCTTGTTCAAACATTGCTGCCCTTGTCTCAACAAAATTCTGTTCTGTACCGTAATATATTGTTGGGATTCCGGGAATAGTAAATATAAAAGTTAGCGCTTGTTTGAGACTGTTTATGTCAGAACCTTTTAGGAACCTATCCATATCGTGATTATCAATAAAGGTTATCATTCTTGAAGGATCTTTGTACATTATTTCTCTTTGATTCAACCTATACTCCAAGTAAGATGTTGGTTTTCCTTCTTTAAACACTCGTTTGATATCCGTTTGAAGTGGAAAATCTAACATTGAATTAAATCCAAATTCCATATATTCATTTAAAGACTCCTCGGCTTCGTTCGAGAAAGGTTGAGGTGTTATCCATGCTTCACCATAGGTTAAGAAATCATTTTTTCCACATGATTCGGCCATTTCATATATTCCATTTTCTCCATTTAAAAATTCTCCCCAAAATTCATTTGGAACATAGATAGCAGTATCTACCCTAAAACCATCTATATCCGCTTCTTCTATCCAAAAGGTGTAAGAATCTTTCAAAGCATCTATCACAAGAGGATTTTCAGTGTTCAAATCATCTAATTGAGAAAATTCGGTATTATATTGGTTTGGGTTTTTAATTTCTGAAGGCCAATGATAAATATTCAATTTTTTTTGTTCTGGATCGTTATAATCATTAATATTAAAGGGATACTGTTCGGGTTTGTTTGTTGGTACACTTTGATCGTTTAAAAAATATTTTCCGTTTTTGTAAATCAAAAAATTACCCGTATGATTCGCTACGATATCCTGAATTACATACAGCCCTCTTTTGTGAGCTTCTTCTACAAATTTTTTGTAAAGTTCTAAATCTCCAAAATGTTCTTCTACCTTTTTAAAATGTCTTGCCCAATAGCCATGGTAACCTCCATAATTCACACTTCCATCCCACCATTGGTTAGCTACAGGCGGTGTAATCCATATTGCCGTCGCACCTAATTCTTTAATGTAGTCTAACTGGTTGATCAAGCCTTGGATATCCCCACCGTTGTATTTTGAGTTCACCATTCCACTTTCTATACCTGAATCTGTTAGTACATCGTTGGAAGTATCTCCATTTGCAAACCTGTCTATCATAACAAAATAGATGATCTGATCTTCCCAATTTGGAGAAGGTGTTCCTGAAAAAACAAATGAAGCTAGGAAAAGAAACAATACTACTAAACCTAAGTATCTTTTCATTTGTTTCGCCTCCTTTTAACTTTTTTAATAATGGAAACGTTTTACTAGAATATTATAACATAAGTTTGAAAAACTTGCAAATCTAAGTACGGCTGTATAATAAAAATGGTTGATGAGGTACTTGACAAAAAGGATAAAAAAGATATCACTCCTCATTGAACAAAAAACAAATCAAGTTTAAAGACATAATTACTATCTAACCATTACCCTATTTCAATGACAATTAATTATGATCTAACTAACACTTTTTGGAAAAAAATAAAAATTTGTTATAATAATAAAAATATTGAAACCAAATTATTAGTATTTAGTTAACATTCCCCTGGGCTACTTCTAAAATGTTTAGAGGAAGCTTGGGTGTATGAAAATGTGTGAAAGTGTTTTTCAGTATTAGTATTGCAAAAGCAAAAACTTTGACTTTGGAGTGGTTATAAAAGTGGAGGCGAATATGAAAAATTTGATTTTGTACGGTTATGGATTAGGCGTTGATGATTTGAGAAACATTGCAAAAGTTAGAGATAAATATAAAAGAATAACTGTATTTGTTGCAAAAAATCCTGAGGGGAAAGCTAAGTTAATGTTAACAGAATTAAAGGATTTAGAAATAAATATAACTTCTAACTTCTATAAAGATGCAAAAAGAAAAGCTAAAGAGGTGGAAGATAGTGAATTAACAGACTTGGGTGATTTTGGAGACAGAGCGATAAGGCGGGATCCATGTTAGGAGATATTACTATTAATTTGCTTGAAAGATTGTCCTTAGTATTAGTCACAACTTATTTAATCTTTCAGACCTATGTTATGAGAAACATTGTAGGAAAAAGATTATTTCTTAAGAATAAGATTACCATAGGAATAATTGGGGGATTCATTGGAATTGTAGGTACGTTATCCGGTATAAATTATAATGGGGCAATTGTGAATTTTAGAGATATTGGTGTTATTTTAGCAGGTATTTTAGGTAATATCCCTGGCGGAGTTGTTGCAGCTTTAATTTCTACTACTTTTAGAATGTTCATTGGCGGGATCACCGCGATTCCTTGCTCTTTAGGAACTTTAACAGCAGGCTTTATTAGTGGTGTGATCTCAAAATATCATGGTAGAGAACATTTTACTTTTCTTAGAACATTACTTTACACAACTATTTTAGAGGTGGTACATTTAACCTATGTTTTAGTGATGGTAAAGCCAGCAGAATTAGCTTTTGAAATAACTTTTAATATATTATTTCCAATGATTTTAACGAATGCTTTAGGCGTTTCTTTTTTCAATTTCATGATTATAAATATAGAGAATCAACTTCAATTTACCGAAGAAAATACAATGAATTCTATTTTTTTGATAATGGAAAAAAGTTTGTCTTTTGCTGAAAAAGGTCTAAATAAAGAAAGTGCAAATGTTATAGCTAAAGTTATCTTAGAAAATACAAATTTCGATGCTATAGCATTGACTAATAAAG contains the following coding sequences:
- a CDS encoding glutaredoxin family protein, which gives rise to MQHVKIKVYTTPSCPWCRKAKSYFRELGIKFKEVDVSKDPKAAEELVRKTHQMGTPVIQIGNHYIIGFDKNKIDSMLGIN
- a CDS encoding alpha-amylase family glycosyl hydrolase; the encoded protein is MKRYLGLVVLFLFLASFVFSGTPSPNWEDQIIYFVMIDRFANGDTSNDVLTDSGIESGMVNSKYNGGDIQGLINQLDYIKELGATAIWITPPVANQWWDGSVNYGGYHGYWARHFKKVEEHFGDLELYKKFVEEAHKRGLYVIQDIVANHTGNFLIYKNGKYFLNDQSVPTNKPEQYPFNINDYNDPEQKKLNIYHWPSEIKNPNQYNTEFSQLDDLNTENPLVIDALKDSYTFWIEEADIDGFRVDTAIYVPNEFWGEFLNGENGIYEMAESCGKNDFLTYGEAWITPQPFSNEAEESLNEYMEFGFNSMLDFPLQTDIKRVFKEGKPTSYLEYRLNQREIMYKDPSRMITFIDNHDMDRFLKGSDINSLKQALTFIFTIPGIPTIYYGTEQNFVETRAAMFEQGFASGGVDHFDTTTPTFQYIKELTELRKNISTFRYGKVEVLFSDELGPGPFIYKVKDESKSYIILMNTSSNKKHATDVDLGIAEGTILKPILVNNMINKEIVYTSSLNILLNGKTIGIFEVTDEVKPVKEEDISVEITNLEEGQTFSDNFVLKGTASNAKSILVIVDREEKGYAKITLTQKQNESWQLPINISDFTPGQHNIFVKAYGRTPLIVDYSESYNVNFDIPMVTIKVVEDPLGDDKGPNGTYSYPKDPTFNKQMDIREVELIQIGTMLRIIVTMENVTDVWNPANGFDHVTFQIFFDDPNKKGAIELPFQNAIMPNNLDWDYEVYATGWGISLFSSENSSANKYGNPITPTPAIQVNKKENTITFMIPLSTLDTSDISGWTIYVTTYDYDGIEGVLRPLSPNGGPWSFGGGNPTDPKIMDDILIKID